The proteins below come from a single Longimicrobiaceae bacterium genomic window:
- a CDS encoding DUF4280 domain-containing protein has product MAQQACMGGMMTCSFGVAPSSLVVLPANRVLAGGPPAATIMDHAPIVNVPPFGMCQSVSNPTVAAATAAAMGALTPMPCVPVTPAPWIVGAPTVLIGNMPALNSTSKLMCAWGGVIQLTYAGQATVQVP; this is encoded by the coding sequence GTGGCGCAGCAGGCGTGCATGGGGGGGATGATGACGTGCAGCTTCGGGGTGGCGCCCAGCTCCCTGGTGGTGCTCCCCGCCAACCGGGTGCTGGCCGGCGGCCCCCCGGCCGCCACCATCATGGACCACGCCCCCATCGTCAACGTGCCGCCCTTCGGGATGTGCCAGTCCGTGTCGAACCCCACCGTGGCCGCGGCCACCGCGGCGGCCATGGGGGCGCTCACCCCCATGCCCTGCGTGCCGGTGACCCCCGCGCCCTGGATCGTCGGGGCGCCGACGGTGCTGATCGGGAACATGCCCGCGCTGAACTCCACCTCCAAGCTGATGTGCGCCTGGGGCGGGGTGATCCAGCTCACCTACGCCGGCCAGGCCACGGTGCAGGTCCCGTGA
- the tssI gene encoding type VI secretion system tip protein TssI/VgrG, which yields MPIAQTALPLTVASPLGENVVVVRDFHGEERISGLFHYSLSMVSEDAGLAFDDVVGQGMTVSLAMADGSQRHFHGIVTRFAQGGGYHRTTVYHAELRPWLWLLTLTADCRIFQSQTVPQIVEALFGELGFTDYRNALTGTYAARDYCVQYRETAFAFVSRLLEEEGIFYFFEHAEGAHTLVLADDADAHAPCPGLAAAKFRQTATLAEMEDVVTRCTLERQVTTGKVALDDFNFETPATDLVVTVEGSAGELRVYDYPGGFAQTSDGERIAKLRIEACEVPANTLRGDSFCRAFTAGYSFDLEGHEREDANTTYVLRSVSVSANQEVYTNSFEAFPADVPFRPARGTPRPTIAGAQTAVVVGKSGEEIWTDSFGRVKVQFHWDQKGQADENSSCWVRVAQGWAGQGWGSFFLPRIGQEVVVSFLEGDPDRPLVTGCVYNAQTTVPYTLPDHQTRSTLKGKSSKAGEESNELRFEDKKDSEEVYLRAAKDLVVSVKNARTTTVEEADDTLTVSKGKRSVTVSEGDEELLVSKGKRTVTVTEGDEAHTVTQGKRDVKVGGDETHRNDAAFTHETGGNYTLKVTGDLVIEATGAITLKSGGALAIESGADLSLEAATALKAKAGTELSNEAGTSLKNKAGLDLTIEGLSIKEKASTTVAIEAGATFEVKGSAMGTLDGGGMLNVKGGLVKIN from the coding sequence ATGCCGATCGCGCAGACCGCCCTCCCGCTCACCGTGGCCTCCCCGCTGGGGGAGAACGTCGTGGTCGTCCGCGACTTCCACGGCGAGGAGCGTATCTCCGGGCTGTTCCACTACTCGCTGAGTATGGTGTCGGAGGACGCGGGGCTCGCCTTCGACGACGTGGTGGGACAGGGGATGACGGTGTCGCTGGCGATGGCGGACGGGTCGCAGCGCCACTTCCACGGGATCGTCACCCGCTTCGCGCAGGGCGGCGGCTACCACCGGACCACCGTCTACCACGCCGAGCTGCGCCCCTGGCTCTGGCTCCTGACCCTGACCGCCGACTGCCGGATCTTCCAGAGCCAGACGGTCCCGCAGATCGTGGAGGCGCTCTTCGGCGAGCTGGGGTTCACGGACTACCGCAACGCGCTGACCGGCACCTACGCCGCCCGCGACTACTGCGTGCAGTACCGGGAAACGGCGTTCGCCTTCGTGTCGCGGCTCCTGGAGGAGGAGGGGATCTTCTACTTCTTCGAGCACGCGGAGGGGGCGCACACGCTGGTGCTGGCGGACGACGCCGACGCCCACGCCCCGTGCCCCGGGCTCGCCGCCGCGAAGTTCCGGCAGACCGCCACCCTGGCGGAGATGGAGGACGTGGTCACCCGCTGCACGCTGGAGCGCCAGGTCACCACGGGGAAGGTCGCGCTGGACGACTTCAACTTCGAGACCCCCGCCACCGACCTGGTGGTCACCGTGGAGGGGAGCGCCGGGGAGCTGCGCGTCTACGATTACCCGGGCGGCTTCGCGCAGACCTCCGACGGCGAGCGCATCGCCAAGCTCCGCATCGAGGCGTGCGAGGTGCCCGCGAACACCCTCCGCGGCGACAGCTTCTGCCGCGCCTTCACCGCCGGATACAGCTTCGACCTGGAGGGGCACGAGCGCGAGGACGCCAACACCACCTACGTCCTCCGCTCCGTCTCCGTCTCCGCGAACCAGGAGGTCTACACCAACTCGTTCGAGGCCTTCCCCGCGGACGTCCCCTTCCGCCCGGCGCGCGGCACCCCCAGGCCGACCATCGCCGGGGCGCAGACCGCGGTGGTGGTGGGGAAGAGCGGGGAGGAGATCTGGACCGACTCCTTCGGGCGCGTGAAGGTGCAGTTCCACTGGGACCAGAAGGGGCAGGCCGACGAGAACTCCTCCTGCTGGGTCCGCGTGGCGCAGGGGTGGGCGGGGCAGGGGTGGGGGAGCTTCTTCCTCCCCCGCATCGGCCAGGAGGTGGTGGTCTCCTTCCTGGAGGGCGACCCGGACCGGCCCCTGGTGACCGGGTGCGTCTACAACGCGCAGACGACCGTCCCCTACACCCTCCCCGACCACCAGACCCGGAGCACCCTCAAGGGGAAGTCGTCCAAGGCGGGCGAGGAGTCCAACGAGCTGCGCTTCGAGGACAAGAAGGACTCGGAGGAGGTGTACCTCCGCGCCGCCAAGGACCTGGTCGTCTCCGTGAAGAACGCCCGCACCACGACCGTGGAGGAGGCGGACGACACGCTCACGGTGAGCAAGGGGAAGCGCTCCGTCACGGTGAGCGAGGGCGACGAGGAGCTCCTCGTCTCCAAGGGGAAGCGGACCGTCACCGTCACCGAGGGCGACGAGGCGCACACCGTTACCCAGGGAAAGCGCGACGTAAAGGTGGGGGGCGACGAGACGCACAGGAACGACGCCGCCTTCACCCACGAGACCGGGGGGAACTACACCCTCAAGGTCACCGGCGACCTGGTGATCGAGGCCACCGGGGCCATCACCCTCAAGTCCGGCGGCGCGCTCGCCATCGAGTCCGGCGCCGACCTTTCGCTGGAGGCCGCCACGGCGCTCAAGGCCAAGGCGGGGACGGAGCTGAGCAACGAGGCCGGCACCTCGCTCAAGAACAAGGCCGGGCTGGACCTGACCATCGAGGGGCTGAGCATCAAGGAGAAGGCCTCCACCACCGTCGCGATCGAGGCGGGCGCCACCTTCGAGGTGAAGGGGAGCGCCATGGGCACGCTGGACGGCGGCGGGATGCTCAACGTCAAGGGCGGCCTGGTGAAGATCAACTGA
- a CDS encoding SPOR domain-containing protein: MSRYAFSLDRPTLVSTVAGLCAVGALLFFSGVLVGVSSQLPPELPAPARDPGALAAAKGPAAADAVPAESAPPEEDGVGGPGDDGAPYAVQVGDFPREEPALEMLERLGRRGYEGYLVTGYDDEWRLRVQVRFGAYEEADEARLAAEETEAREGWETRVVPAEELAP, from the coding sequence ATGAGCCGCTACGCCTTCTCGCTCGACCGTCCGACGCTGGTGAGCACCGTGGCGGGGCTCTGCGCCGTCGGCGCGCTCCTCTTCTTCTCCGGCGTGCTGGTGGGGGTGAGCAGCCAGCTCCCGCCGGAGCTCCCCGCCCCCGCCCGGGACCCCGGCGCCCTTGCCGCGGCCAAGGGTCCGGCCGCCGCCGATGCGGTCCCGGCGGAGAGCGCTCCCCCCGAAGAGGACGGCGTCGGCGGCCCCGGCGACGACGGGGCGCCGTACGCGGTGCAGGTGGGCGACTTCCCGCGCGAGGAGCCCGCGCTGGAGATGCTGGAGCGGCTGGGGCGGCGCGGCTACGAGGGGTACCTGGTGACCGGGTACGACGACGAATGGCGCCTCCGGGTGCAGGTGCGCTTCGGCGCCTACGAGGAGGCCGACGAGGCCCGCCTGGCGGCGGAGGAGACGGAGGCGCGGGAGGGGTGGGAGACGCGCGTCGTCCCGGCCGAGGAGCTGGCCCCGTGA